DNA from Campylobacter concisus:
CTAAGTGACGATAATAATCTAAAGAAATTTATAAAGATCAAAGGCGTAAAAAGCTTTAGCATAAGCGACGTGTCATATAAAAATGATGATGAGAACGGCGCGCCAAATTCTGAGCTTGATGGGTATGATTATTACATCGATATCACAAGCGATGAGTTTAAACCACAAAATAGCTACGAGATCACGATAAAACCGGGCTTTGGAGACGATAGAAATGTCGTAAGAGAGGCTAAAACCTACGAGGTGGTCGCTAGTAACTTCACTCCATTTGCAAATTTCACAAATGAAGAGCCTTATATCTCAAGCGTTGGCGAGATCGGCATTAGAAGTGCAAATTTACCTGAGCTAAATGTGAGCGTTGAAAAGTTAAGCGATCAAAATTTTAGATACTTTTTAAATTTCAACGACAATAGCGAAGATTTAAGCAACTTTAGCTCAAAAGTAGCAAGCAAAAGCTACAAGCTAGAAGGTGCATTAAACGAAATTTCACTAAATAAGATCAAACTTGACTTTGCAGGAGCAGGAGACGGAGTTTATAAGATAAGCTTAAACTACGGCAAAGATAAGAGCGTCTCAAAGGTCGTCTATCTAAGCGACATCGCCATAAATGCAAAGCTTGGCAAGGATGAAATTTTTGTCTTTGCAAACCGCCTTGGCGAAAACACAATGCTACCAAACGCAAATGTAAAAATTTATGGCAAAAGAAACGAAGAGATCGCAGTTGGCGCGACAAATGATGTTGGCGTCTTTAAATTTAACAAAAAAGATATCTACAAAGAGATCTCATCAGTCGTCGTCTCACTTAGCAAGGAGCAAAATTTCCTCATCATAAAAGATGGCGAAGCGCTAAATGAGGCAAAGCTCATCAGTCAAAATCCAAGCGAGAACATCGATGCTTACACACATTTTGCCTCAAATATCATAAGACCAAACGAAAGCTTAAAAGGAGCAATTTATCTAAGAGATAGGGACTTTAACCCGCTTAAAAATATGCCAGTTAAGATCAAATTTATCGATCCGCAAGGCAAAAGTAGCGCCCAGATCACGCAAAATACAAATGATGTTGGCATGATAAATTTCGAAAAAGAAATTTTAAGCGATCTAAGCGGTAGATTTAACATGCAGATAATCTACGCTAGCAAAGTGATAGCGAGTGTGCCATTTTACGTCGAGAGCTTCGTGCCAAACAAGATAAAAAATAACATAGCCATAGATGCGGATAAATTCTTTGCAAACGAGCTAGTAAAGGTAAATTTAACAAGTAGTTATCTTTTTGGCGGAGCAGCTAGCGACTTAGCTGGCAGTATGCAGGTTAGCTTCTTTGATGATGAGTATAAAAATAGCGAATTTAAAGAGTATAAATTTAAAAACGACACTCTAAAAGCGGCTGCCTATCCAAGCATAGAAAATGATCTAACTCTTTCAAAAGATGGCAAATCAAGCCAGATGATAGATCTTAGCTTTAACACCAAAAACGCACCATCAATAATAAAAGGTGTCATAAATTTCAACGTAAATGACGATGGCAAAAACGTAAGTGACGCAAAAAGCTTTACGCTCTATCCTTATAAAGATATGGTTGGCATCGCTGCTAGCACGGCATTTGCTGATCCAAATGAAGATGTAAAGATAAGAACAGTAGTTATTGATATGTCAAGCCAAAAGGCAGTGAAGTCAAATTTGAAATTTGATATAAAACGTGTCTCATGGCAGTATCAAAGGGACGCAAACGGCTATATAAAATGGATCCAAACACTTGAAGATGTGGATAGCTTTTATAAAAATAGTGGCGAGTTTAGCTATAAATTTACGCAAAGTGGCTCATACGTCATCACTGCTACAAATTTAGTAAGTGGTGCGAGCACGAGCCTTGATATGGACGTGAGCGGCTACAACTACTCAACCCTAGCACCTACAAAAGAGCTTAGCAAGTCTCAGATCAAGCTAAACAAAAGTGTCTATAAAAAAGGCGACGAGCTAAGCGCAGACATAAGCTCAGCCATAAAAGAAGGCATCGCGCTTGTCACGCTTGAAGATGCAGGTGTCAAAGCCTACAAGGTCGTCAAGATCAAAAACAACTCAGCAAACGTTAAATTTAAGCTCGACTTTGACTTTAGTGGCCTTTATGTGAGCGCAAATATCTACCGCATGACTGACACTGGGCTAACTCCGTTTAGAACCTACGGCAAGGTCTATGCAAACGGCGATAAATCTTCAAGAAAGATAGAGCTTACTCTTAATGCGCCAAAAAGTGCAAAGAGCGATGAAAATATCAAAATTTCACTAAAAACAAAGCCAAAAGCTTATGTAAATTTATTTATTACAGATGTTGGCGTGCTTGATATCACTTCGCAAAAACCAGCCGATCCGCTTAAGTTTTTTGACAAAATTTTACCTGATGGCGTCTTTGACTACGACATTTACAATATGCTCACAAACTACAAGGTCGAGGGCAAAACGCTAAGCTTTGGCGGTGATGCCGCGGCGATGGCTGTGGCGGCAAAAATGGCAAAACACGCAAGCCCAGTTGATAGCAAAAATGTAAAAACTTATGCAAATTTAGTGAGCCTTCAAGCAGACGACAAAGGCGAAATTTCATACGAATTTAAAACACCAAATGGCTTTAACGGCGCAGTTAGAGTAGATGCTGTGGCAAATGACGCAACTGCAATGAATGCCGTAAATAGCGAGATAAAAGTAAAAGATGATGTGATTATTAAGCCAAGCGCTTTAGTTTATCTTTTAAAAGGCGATGAATTAAGCGCAAATTTAAGGCTTATAAATACGACAAATACGGACAAAAACCTTACTATAAACATCGTAGCAAGTAAAAATTTAAACATCAAAACGCAAGAAAAAGCTAACCTAAAGCCGCTTGAAAACAAGGCGTTTGTGCTTAAAATTTCAGCCCTTGAAACAGGTGCTGGCGAATACAATATAACAGTAAGCGACAAAAATAGCTCAAAAATGCTTCAAAATTTACTAGACGTCATTAGTCCTTATACGATCAGCACCTACGCAAAGAGCAGTGTCTTTGACAAAGAGAGTAAAATTTCACTTCCAAAAGGCTATCAGGATGTGAGTGTTGATGCGTCAAGCTCGGCCTCAAGCGTGCTTTTAGCAGCTTCAAAGAATTTAGTAGAGTATCCTTACGGATGCGCGGAGCAAAGGAGTTCAAGACTGCTTGCGCTTTTAAATTTAAAACCAAAAGATGAGCTTGAAAAAAATGACCAAAAGAGATTTATCGTTAGCGGCATAGATGAGCTAGTTAAGATGCAAAAACCAGATGGTAGCTTTGGCTACTGGAGCGATCTAGGCGAGACAAATGCATTTGCAAGTATCTTTGCAACTGATGTTTTACTTGATCTTAGCGAGGCTGGATATGAGGTAAGCAATGGCGTCAAACAAAATGCGCTAAACTCTCTCTTAAAATACGCAAATAACGACCTTGAGGCACTTTACGCTCTTTATGTAAGCTCACGTGCAAATATGGCTGACAGATCGATCTTAAATAAAATTTACGACGACAAAGCCTACAATAAAACAGCACTAAGTAAATACCTAATGGCAGCAGCTCTAAAGCTAAACGGCCTAAATGACGAGGCAAAGGTCGCGCTAAAAGATATCAAAAATGCTAAAACAAGCGAAGAAAATGCATCTGATTTTAGCTCAAAAGTAAGAGATAACGCCTTTATCTTATACTTGCACGCAAAATACTTTGAGAAAAACGACTACTCAGACGACCTTGCAAATTTCTTGATAGTAAATTTAAATGAGCTAAGCTCAACGCAAGAGCGTGCATTTGCCCTTAGAGCGCTAAATGCATACTTTGGCAAAGATAACGGTGAGAAAAATAACAAATTTAAGCTTAGCTACAACGGCGAAAGTAAAGAATTTGACGGTCTTTTAAGCACGTCATTTACCACAAAAAATGGCGAATTTAGCATCGCTCCACTAGGCTCAAACAAGCTCTACGCAACTATATTAAGCTACGCTTACTTGCCGCTTGATATTAGGCATAAGATCGAGCCAAAAGAGCTTGATATCTACCGCGTCTTTGTCGATGAAAAAGGCAAAGAGCTAGATCTAAATAGTCTAAAAGTAAATGACGTCATCTACTCAAAAGTGGTGATAAACTCAAAAACAATGGTCAGAAACGGCGTGATAAACGAGATCGTAAGTAGTTGCTTTGAGCCGATAAATGAAAATTTAAGCAACTTTAGCAAGAGCTTAAAAAACAGCTTACAAGTTGAGTATAAAAGCATAAAAGATGACCGCGTGCTAAGCTTTTACACTCTAAGTAGCGACGAAAAAGACGCCGTGCTTTACACACCTTATAGAGTAAGACTTGGCGGTAAATGTTCTCTTGGTGCAGTCACAACTGAAAATATGTACAACGAAAGACAAAACGACTACGACCTAGCCGTGAGAAGCTTTAACGTTAAATAGCTATTTAAACTCTGGGGCGTTTAACCGCCCCAAGCCCATATTTCCCCACTTTTGCAAAGATTTTTTTAAACAAATTTTAGATAACATTAAGCATTTTTTAAACGAAACTGAGGAGATAAAAGTGGCAGAATTTTACAATGCAAAAGAGATAGAAGACAAATTTTATAAAATTTGGGAAGAACGCGGATATTTCGAGATAGACGCAAACAAAGATATCCAAAAAGATGGACGTAAATTTTGCATTATGATGCCACCTCCAAACGTGACTGGCTCACTTCACATCGGACACGCCCTAACCTTCACACTTCAAGATATTATGACTCGCTACAAGAGGATGGACGGCTACAAGACACTTTGGCAACCAGGACTTGACCACGCTGGTATCGCTACTCAAAACGTCGTTGAAAAGCAGCTTTTGGCTCAAGGGATCAAAAAAGAAGAGCTTGGACGCGAGAAATTTGTAGAAAAAGTGTGGGAGTGGAAGGAAAAAAGTGGCGGCATGATAGTCCATCAGATGCGAAAACTTGGCATCACTCCGGCTTGGTCACGCCAGAGATTTACTATGGATGAGGGCTTAAGAAAAGCTGTGAAAAAAGCCTTTGTAAATTTATATGATAAAGGGCTAATTGTCCAGAAAAACTATATGATAAACTGGTGTACGCATGATGGCGCACTCTCTGACATCGAGGTCGAACACAAAGAGAATAAAGGCAAGCTTTATCACTTAAGATACTACTTTGCAGAGAAGCCAAACGAATTTGTTGTTGTTGCGACCACTAGACCTGAAACATATTTCGGCGATACGGCGGTAATGGTAAATCCAAACGACGAGCGTTATAAAAATTTAATCGGCAAAAAAGTGGTGCTACCTATCATAAATAGAGAGATCGAGATCATCGCAGACGAGCACGTTGATATGGAGTTTGGAACAGGCCTTGTTAAGGTCACGCCTGCGCACGATCAAAACGACTACGAGGTTGGCAAAAGGCACGACCTTGAGTTTATCACTGTATTTGATGAAAAAGGCATTTTAAACGACAAGTGCGATAAATTTGCAGGTCTTGAGAGGCTTGAGGCTAGAGACATTGTCGTGGCCGAGCTTGAAAAACTTGGCAATGTCGAGAAAATCGAGGACTACGAAAACCAAGTAGGTTACTGCTACCGCTGCAAAAACGTCGTCGAGCCATATATCTCAAAGCAGTGGTTTGTCAAAAAAGAGATCGCAGACGAAGCGATACAAAAGGTCTCAGAGGGTCTTGCTAAATTTTACCCGCCGCACTGGATAAACAGCTTTAATGCGTGGATGAGAGAGCTAAGAGATTGGTGTATCTCACGCCAGCTTTGGTGGGGACATCAAATTCCAGTATTTTACTGCGATGATTGCGGTCATATGTGGGCTGACGAGGGAGAGCCATGCGAGTGCAAAAAGTGTAAAAGTAAAAATTTCCACCAAGACCCAGACGTGCTAGATACGTGGTTTAGCTCTGGTCTTTGGCCATTTAGCACGCTTGGCTGGGGCAATGAAAATGAGCTAAAAAATGAAAAGTGGTTTGAAGGCGATTTGGCTGAGTTTTATCCAAACAACCTTCTCATCACTGGCTTTGATATATTGTTTTTCTGGGTTGCTAGGATGATGTTTCAGGGTGAAAACGCCCTTGGCAAGCTGCCGTTTGACGACATCTACCTGCACGCGCTTGTAAAAGATGAGTTTGGCAGAAAGATGAGTAAAAGCCTTGGCAACGTCATCGACCCGCTTGATAGCATAAATGAGTATAGTGCCGATATATTGCGCTTTACACTAACTCTTCTAGCCGTTCAAGGACGCGACATCAAGCTAAGCGACGCCAAGATGAAGCAGGTAAGAAATTTCACCAACAAGCTTTATAATGCGAGCAAATACCTCATGTTAAATGAGAGCAAATTCCCAAATTTAGAGGATATCAAGCTTGAAACAAAGCTTGGAATTTATATAAACAGCCGCTTTAACGAGTGCGTGAGAGAGGTGCGTGAAAATATCGACGCCTACCGCTTTAATGACGCGGCAAACACACTTTATAAATTCCTTTGGGATGAGTTTTGCGACTGGGGTATCGAGCTTAGCAAGGCTGATAAAGCGAGCGTAAAAGAGCTTGGAAGCATATTTAAAGAGGCGATGAAGCTGCTAAATCCTTTCATGCCGTTTCTTTCAGAGTATCTATTTCAAGAGCTTAGCGGCACACAGCTTGAAAATGCAAAATCAATAATGGTGATGAACTACCCAGAGATAAAAGAGCGAAATTTAGAGGTTGAGAAGAAATTTGAACTAGTTATCGAGGCGATCGTCGCTATTCGCCGTGCAAAAGCGACAATAGATCTAGGCAACTCAAAGATCGCAAAAGCCTTTGTTAAATTTAATGAAAAAATAGACCTTGACGAGGTAAAAGAGTATATCAAACTGCTTGCAAAATGCGAAGAGATCGGCTTTGTAGATGAAAAAATAGAAAACTCAATAAGAGATGTGAGCGAAAATTTAGAGGCATTTGTCCCGCTTGAAGGGCTTGATATGAGCGGCATCATCACAAGGCTAAGGTCTCAAAAGACAAAGCTTGAAAAAGAGATCGCCAAGCTTTCAGGTATGCTCAATAACGAGAAATTTGTAGCCTCCGCCCCGCAAGCCGTGGTTGAAGCCAACCGAGAAGGGCTGCAAAGCGCGCAGGAAAAATTCGCCAAAGTATGCGACGAACTAAAGGTGTTTGGCGAGTGAGTTGCTCGCTTAATTTTTAAATTTTAAATGAAGGAGAAAAAAATGTTAAAAACTAGTATTGGTGGATTCACCTTAGGTACAGTAATAGCCGTAGCGCTATCATGGGGAGCCAACAAAAGTATTTTGTGGGCGATAATTCACGGATTTTTAAGTTGGATATACGTGATTTATTATATTTTGATTAAGTAAAATTTTATCAGCGACGCGCCGTTTTACGCACTAAATTTTAAAATTTAAAGGATCAAAAATGAGTGAAAAAATAAAAATAGCAGTTTTAGGATATGGAAATTTAGGTCGTGGCGTAGAGTTCGCGGTGCGAAACAGTAAGGATATGGAGCTTGTGGCGGTTTTTAGCCGCAGAGATCCAAGAGAGGTAAAAACGTGTGGTGCGCCGGTGTTTAGCGTGGATCAAATTTTATCTCACAAGGGCAAATTTGACGTTTTAGTCCTTTGCGGTGGCAGCGCAACTGACTTACCGACGCAGACTCCAGAATTTGCAAAAGAGTTTAACGTAGTTGATAGCTTTGACACGCACGCTAAAATCCCAGAGCACTTTGCCGCAGTGGATGCTGCTGCTAAAAAAGGTGGCAATGTAGGTGTCATCGCTGTTGGCTGGGACCCGGGGCTATTTTCACTAAATAGATTATTTGGCGAGAGCGTGCTTGAAAATGGCAGCAGCTATACATTTTGGGGCAAAGGCGTGAGCCAAGGCCACTCAGACGCCATACGCAGGATAAAAGGCGTCGTGGATGCTCGTCAATACACAGTGCCCATAGATAGCGCCTTGGAGCGAGTTCGCGCTGGGGAAAATCCAAATTTAACCACAAGGGAAAAACATCTGCGTGATTGCTACGTAGTGGCGCAGGACGGCGCTGATAAGGCACGTATAGAGCATGAGATAAAAACGATGCCAAATTATTTTGCCGACTACGACACAAGCGTGTATTTTATCGACCTTGAGACGCTTAAAAAAGAGCATGGCGGTATCCCACATGGGGGATTTGTACTGCGAAGCGGAGTGAGCGGAGAGCATGGCGAGAACAAACACTTGATCGAGTTTTCTCTAAAACTTGACTCAAATCCAGAATTTACAGCAAGCGTGCTTGTAGCCTACGCCAGAGCAGCATATCGCTTGGCGCAAAGGGGTGAGAGTGGCGCATTTAGCGTATTTGACATAGCTCCAGCGCTTCTTTCGCCAAAGAGTGCAGATGAGCTAAGGCGCGAAATTTTATAAGATGACGCACTTTTAAAAATAAGGAAAATTTAGTGATAAAAATAGAAAATTTAACCAAATTTTATGGCGGCACACAGATCCTTTTTGATGTAAATTTAGAGGTTGCAAAGGGTGAAATTTTTGCTATCGTGGGACATAGTGGCGCTGGCAAATCAACACTTTTAAGGTGCATAAATGGGCTAGAGAGCTATCAAGGTGGCAGCTTAAAAGTCTTTGATCAAGAGATAAAAAATTTAGATGAAATGCAACAAAGAATTTTAAGACGAGATGTTGGAATGATATTTCAGCATTTTGCCTTGATGGCTAGAAAAAATGTCTTTGAAAACGTCGCTACTCCGCTTAAATTTTGGGGTTATAAAAGCGATGAAACTGAAAAAAGAGTGAGAGAGCTTTTAAATTTAGTCGGTCTTGAAAGCAAGGCAAAAAGCTATCCAAGCGAGCTAAGCGGCGGCCAAAAACAGCGTGTCGCTATCGCTAGAGCACTTGCTTTAAATCCTAAAATTTTACTAAGCGACGAGGCGACTTCGGCTCTTGATCCAAACACGACAAATCAAATTTTAGAGCTGCTTGAAAAGATAAATAAAGAGCTAGACATCAGCGTCGTCATCGTCACGCACGAGATGGAGGTGGTAAAATCTATCGCAAAACGCGCGATTTTGCTAGAAGGTGGCAAGATCATAGGCTCTGGAAGCATCGAAGAGCTATTTTTAAAGCCAGATGAGAAGATGAAAGAGTTTTTGGGTGAAGTTGAAATTCTACCAAGCACTGGCACAAATATCAGGCTATTTTTCCCAAAAGAAGTGGCTCAAAACAGCGTGATCACACACATGGCTAGAAGCCTAAATATCGACTTTAACATAGTCTGGGGCAAGCTTGAAAAGCTAAACGACAACGTCCTTGGCTCGCTTGTCATAAACATAGATGAAAAAGATAAAGAAAACGTGCTTAACTACATCAAGCAAAGTGGCGTTTTGTGGGAGGTTGCTTAATGTTTGGTATTGATTTTTCTAAATTTCCAGATGTTTTTTCTAGAATACTTTTGCCAGCTATCGGCGAAACGCTATATATGAGTATCGTCTCCACCCTGCTCGCTTTTGCCATAGGCCTTATACCTGCGGTTTTGCTCATCCTTTCAGACAAAAACGGTCTAAAGCCAAACAAACAGCTTTACTTTGTCCTTGATATCATTATAAACGTGCTTAGAAGCTTTCCGTTTATCATTTTGATCATCGTGCTATTTCCAGTCACAAAAATGATCGTAGGTACAAGTATTGGCACGACTGCTGCGATCGTTCCACTAACTATCGGAGCGGCTCCGTTTGTGGCAAGGCTCATTGAAAATGCTCTAAAAGAGGTTGATAAAGGCATCATCGAAGCTGCTCAAAGCTTTGGTAGCTCGAAATTTCAGATCATTTTCCGTGTGATGTTTGTAGAGGCGCTTCCTGGCATCATTTCGGCATTTACACTAACACTTATCGTAAATATCGGCTTTTCAGCGATGGCTGGTGCAGTTGGCGGTGGCGGACTAGGATCAGTCGCTATAAACTACGGATATCAGAGATTTCGCCCAGATATCATGCTCTACACCGTGGTTATTCTAATTATTATGGTGCAAATTTTCCAAGTTTTAGGCAACTATCTCTATAAAATTTCAAAAAAATGATTTTAAAAACATTGCAAATGCTAATGCCACACATAAGATAAAAGCGATAAAAATTGCCATAAATTTTGGCTTAAAAAACCTATTAAGAAGTATGATTTCCGGCAGGCTAACACCTGCCGCCGTTATTACAAACGCTCCAAATGCGGCCGCACTAGCACCAGAGGTAAGAAGCGCTAAGCCAATTGGCACTAGCGCTTCTACTCTAACATAGAGCAAAATTCCAAACAATGCCGAAATAAGTATCGAGGCGATGTCGCTAGAACCAAGATAGTTTGAGATAAGCTTTTGCGGAACAAATCCGTGTATAGCGGCGCCGATAAACATCGCAAGCAGTATGTAATGAAATAGTTTTTTATACTCTTTTACCGAGTTTAAAAGCGCCATTTTGTAAATATTTTTACTATTTTTTATATCCTTGCAAGAGCAAGCTTGTGTCTGATTAACGGGCGTAAAAACAAAGCCTTTGGTTGGATTGTATGGGCTAAATTTTGGTTTTAAAAAATCATCTTTTAAAAATAGATTTTGATCTGCTTTTGATAACAAAAGACCAAAAGCAAGCGATGAGATAAAAATGACCGTAAAATAAATAATGCTAAATTTAAACCCAAAGCTCATAAAAAGAAGCGTTAAAATTACAGGATTAACAAGCGGAGAGCTTAACAAAAATACGCTACTAACGCCAAGTGATACGCCGCTTTTTAAAAACCCATTTAAAAGCGGTATAGTAGAGCACGAACAAAACGGCGTAATAGCGCCAACCAAAAACGCCTTGATAAAGCTTGAAATTTTTGTGCTTATAAGGTGTTTTTTGAGTTTTTGACTAAATTTTTCAGATACGATGAATACCAAAAAAGAGACACAAAAAAATAGTAGTGAAATCTCTGTAAAATAAAGTATGAAAAATTTAATAAACTCAAATATATTGTGTTGATTAAAAAGATCGAGCATTTTTTACCTTTAAATTTTTATATGATTATATACTAATATAGGAATATAGTCAAGTATAAATTTAGCTCTTTTAAGTTAAAATCATAAAAAAGGTATAAAAATGCAATGTGTTGATATTCTTGCGCTAAAAAGCGAATTTATGAGAGTTTTGGCTCATCCTATTAGGATCGGAATAGTTGAGGTTTTAGGTGATAAAAAGATGAGCGTAGGTGAAATTTGCGAGCTTTTAAATAAAGAACAAGCAACGATTTCAAAGCATCTTGGGGTATTAAAAAATGGGGGAATTTTAAAAAGCGAGAAGTCCGGACTTAATGTTTTTTACTCGGTTGATATTTGCTGTTTGCCAAATTTTTTGGAATGTTTAAAAAATATTTTAGAGGAAAAAGCAGCCAAAAACTCAAAAAATGCAAGAGGTGTCATAAAAAGTCTAAGATAAATTTCTAAAATTTATTTTTTTTTAAAGTTTATTTATTTAGAATGCGCGAAATTAATTTAACCGAAAGGATCTAAAATGAAATCAGATATGTGCCAGATGTGCCGCCTACTAAAAAACGCGTCGTCGAAAGACTAATCTCTAAGCACAGAATTTCTTTTTAAGTGCTTAGAAAAAGCTTAAGCACTTAAAAAGAAATTTAATCTTCTAGCTTAAATTTATCCTTTTTTTGGTGCTTGGCAAATTTTAAAAAAGGATAACAAATGAAAAAACTACTTCTTACCTCTTTAGTTGCCCTAGGCCTTAGCGTTAGTGCAAATGCTGCTGACAAGTCAAAAACAATAATCGTCGGTGCTACACCTATCCCACATGCTGAAATTTTAGAGGTTGTAAAGCCTATTTTGGCAAAAGATGGCTACACACTTGAGATCAAAGAATTTAACGACTACACCACGCCAAACCTTGCGACAGAGGACGGCGACCTTGACGCAAACTTCTTTCAGCACATCCCATATCTTGAAGAATTTAACAAAAACAAAGGCACTCACCTTGTAAAAACAGTTGGCGTGCACCTCGAGCCAATGGGCGTTTATTCTAAAAAGATTAAAGATATCAAAGAACTAAAAGATGGCGCAGTGGTCTCTATCCCAAATGACCCAACAAACGAGAGCCGCGCACTTGACATCGTAGCTAGCGCTGGACTTATCAAACTAAATGACAACCCGCTAAAAACTCCGCTTGATATAGTTGATAACCCTAAAAAGCTTAAATTTGAAGAGATCGAGGCTGCTCAAGTGCCAAGAACGCTTGATGACGTTACTATCGCAGTTATCAACACAAACTACGCGCTAAATGCAAATTTAAATCCAACAAAAGACGCGCTTGTGATCGAGGGTAAAGATAGCCCATACGTAAACTACATAGTTGTAAAAGCTGGCAACGAGAACAGCCCTAAAACTAAAGCCCTTGATAAAGCTATCAACTCACCAGAAGTTAAGAAATTTATCGAGACAAAGTATAACGGCGCTATCATCCCAGCGTTTTAATTAAATTTATAAAAAGCGACGTAAAAGCTTTTACCTTTTTAGCGTCGCTTCAAATCAAACCAAAAAAGGAAAAACAATGAAATTTATCAAACTTTTAACCGCATCTTTAGTTGCTCTAAGCCTTCACGCAGCCGACAAAGACCACACTATCACTGTTGGCGTCTCACCTGTGCCACACGCTGAAATTTTAGAATTTGTAAAACCAAAGCTAAAAGATAAGGGCTATGATCTTGTTATCTCTGAAATTTCAGACTATTCGATACCAAATGTCGCCACAGAAGATGGTAGCTTAGACGCAAATTTCTTTCAGCATTTACCATATCTTGAGGAGCAAAACAAGGCTAGAGGCTTGCATCTTGTAAGCGTTGCGAGCGTGCATGTCGAGCCACTTGGCTTTTACTCTAAAAAGATAAAAGATATCAAAGAGCTAAAAGATGGCGCAAAAGTGGCGATCGCTTACGATCCGTCAAATGGCAACAGAGCGCTTAGGATTTTAGAAAAAGCTGGTCTTATAGAGATCAACAAAGGCGTCAAAACAGCTAGCGTAAATGACATAACGAAAAATCCTAAGAATTTGCAGTTTGTCGAGCTAGAAGGCGCTCAGATCCCAAGGACGCTTGATGATGTCGATATCGCAGCTATTAGTACAAATTTCGTCCTTGATCTTGGCATGAGCGTGGCAAAAGACGCACTTTTACTTGAGGACGCAGGTAGCCCTTACGCAAACATCATCGTTACAAAATCTGGCAATGAAAATAACCCTAAGATCAAAGCTTTAGTCGATGCGGTGCTTAGCCCTGATACTAAAAATTTCATCATCACTCGCTACAAAGGCGAGGTCATACCTGCGTTTTAAAACTGGGCGAGCTTTCGCCCTACTTCTTTATAAATTTTACTACCCCATTTAATTTAAATTTTATCACTCCATGTTAGTTACTATTAGTAAATAAAGCTTTGCTACAATGCCTCACTTTAAGATAAATTTCGGAGTAAAAATGCTACATGACATTATTGATTTTATCGTTTCAAGCGTGAGCAGCTGGGGATATGCTGGCATATTTGTGATGATGTTTTTAGAGAGCTCATTTTTTCCATTTCCAAGCGAAGTGGCGATGATACCAGCTGGATATCTAGCTCACAAAGGCGAGATGAGCCTAGTGCTTGCCTTTATCTCAGGCACGCTTGGCAGCCTGCTTGGAGCCATTTTTAACTACTATCTTTGCTACTTTTTTGGACGTGAGATCATCTTAAAATACGGCAAATTTGTCGGCATCACTCACGAAAAGATGGATAAATTTGAAGCATTTTTTAATAAACACGGCGA
Protein-coding regions in this window:
- a CDS encoding valine--tRNA ligase — protein: MAEFYNAKEIEDKFYKIWEERGYFEIDANKDIQKDGRKFCIMMPPPNVTGSLHIGHALTFTLQDIMTRYKRMDGYKTLWQPGLDHAGIATQNVVEKQLLAQGIKKEELGREKFVEKVWEWKEKSGGMIVHQMRKLGITPAWSRQRFTMDEGLRKAVKKAFVNLYDKGLIVQKNYMINWCTHDGALSDIEVEHKENKGKLYHLRYYFAEKPNEFVVVATTRPETYFGDTAVMVNPNDERYKNLIGKKVVLPIINREIEIIADEHVDMEFGTGLVKVTPAHDQNDYEVGKRHDLEFITVFDEKGILNDKCDKFAGLERLEARDIVVAELEKLGNVEKIEDYENQVGYCYRCKNVVEPYISKQWFVKKEIADEAIQKVSEGLAKFYPPHWINSFNAWMRELRDWCISRQLWWGHQIPVFYCDDCGHMWADEGEPCECKKCKSKNFHQDPDVLDTWFSSGLWPFSTLGWGNENELKNEKWFEGDLAEFYPNNLLITGFDILFFWVARMMFQGENALGKLPFDDIYLHALVKDEFGRKMSKSLGNVIDPLDSINEYSADILRFTLTLLAVQGRDIKLSDAKMKQVRNFTNKLYNASKYLMLNESKFPNLEDIKLETKLGIYINSRFNECVREVRENIDAYRFNDAANTLYKFLWDEFCDWGIELSKADKASVKELGSIFKEAMKLLNPFMPFLSEYLFQELSGTQLENAKSIMVMNYPEIKERNLEVEKKFELVIEAIVAIRRAKATIDLGNSKIAKAFVKFNEKIDLDEVKEYIKLLAKCEEIGFVDEKIENSIRDVSENLEAFVPLEGLDMSGIITRLRSQKTKLEKEIAKLSGMLNNEKFVASAPQAVVEANREGLQSAQEKFAKVCDELKVFGE
- a CDS encoding methionine ABC transporter permease; protein product: MFGIDFSKFPDVFSRILLPAIGETLYMSIVSTLLAFAIGLIPAVLLILSDKNGLKPNKQLYFVLDIIINVLRSFPFIILIIVLFPVTKMIVGTSIGTTAAIVPLTIGAAPFVARLIENALKEVDKGIIEAAQSFGSSKFQIIFRVMFVEALPGIISAFTLTLIVNIGFSAMAGAVGGGGLGSVAINYGYQRFRPDIMLYTVVILIIMVQIFQVLGNYLYKISKK
- a CDS encoding methionine ABC transporter ATP-binding protein, which gives rise to MIKIENLTKFYGGTQILFDVNLEVAKGEIFAIVGHSGAGKSTLLRCINGLESYQGGSLKVFDQEIKNLDEMQQRILRRDVGMIFQHFALMARKNVFENVATPLKFWGYKSDETEKRVRELLNLVGLESKAKSYPSELSGGQKQRVAIARALALNPKILLSDEATSALDPNTTNQILELLEKINKELDISVVIVTHEMEVVKSIAKRAILLEGGKIIGSGSIEELFLKPDEKMKEFLGEVEILPSTGTNIRLFFPKEVAQNSVITHMARSLNIDFNIVWGKLEKLNDNVLGSLVINIDEKDKENVLNYIKQSGVLWEVA
- a CDS encoding permease, translating into MLDLFNQHNIFEFIKFFILYFTEISLLFFCVSFLVFIVSEKFSQKLKKHLISTKISSFIKAFLVGAITPFCSCSTIPLLNGFLKSGVSLGVSSVFLLSSPLVNPVILTLLFMSFGFKFSIIYFTVIFISSLAFGLLLSKADQNLFLKDDFLKPKFSPYNPTKGFVFTPVNQTQACSCKDIKNSKNIYKMALLNSVKEYKKLFHYILLAMFIGAAIHGFVPQKLISNYLGSSDIASILISALFGILLYVRVEALVPIGLALLTSGASAAAFGAFVITAAGVSLPEIILLNRFFKPKFMAIFIAFILCVALAFAMFLKSFF
- a CDS encoding diaminopimelate dehydrogenase, producing the protein MSEKIKIAVLGYGNLGRGVEFAVRNSKDMELVAVFSRRDPREVKTCGAPVFSVDQILSHKGKFDVLVLCGGSATDLPTQTPEFAKEFNVVDSFDTHAKIPEHFAAVDAAAKKGGNVGVIAVGWDPGLFSLNRLFGESVLENGSSYTFWGKGVSQGHSDAIRRIKGVVDARQYTVPIDSALERVRAGENPNLTTREKHLRDCYVVAQDGADKARIEHEIKTMPNYFADYDTSVYFIDLETLKKEHGGIPHGGFVLRSGVSGEHGENKHLIEFSLKLDSNPEFTASVLVAYARAAYRLAQRGESGAFSVFDIAPALLSPKSADELRREIL